A window of the Haloquadratum walsbyi C23 genome harbors these coding sequences:
- a CDS encoding ZIP family metal transporter codes for MVVLAHLALVFVAGLATALATGLGAIPFFFIDEFSDRWNVGLWGVASGIMVAASLFGLINEGMQYASDGFPVLMLTGLLTGVALVEGSGRVLSRIDINATGPDESGHGDDGYPRDEGDKQTDPAPDIGTDGGPEATPDIESQERDDNPLEAKVFADGDLKTLLLILGILTVHSFPEGVAIGVSFAEIGFDGGIGIFGIAIPLLAVFMTVAISIHNIPEGTAIAIPMRAMGLSKWRMVGAAVFSSLPQPIGAVIAFAFVTWAESFLPFGFGFAAGAMIYLVVTEFIPEALETGADLEHSGYRALAGGVIAGVAVMIPLLYV; via the coding sequence ATGGTAGTCTTAGCCCATCTCGCGCTTGTGTTCGTTGCCGGTCTCGCAACCGCGTTGGCGACGGGATTGGGGGCGATTCCGTTCTTTTTTATAGATGAATTCAGCGACCGATGGAATGTTGGACTCTGGGGCGTTGCCTCCGGAATCATGGTCGCAGCGTCATTATTCGGTCTCATTAATGAGGGGATGCAGTACGCCAGTGATGGATTTCCGGTATTGATGCTGACTGGTCTTTTGACTGGGGTTGCATTAGTTGAGGGCTCAGGTCGGGTGCTCAGCCGAATTGATATCAACGCGACCGGTCCTGATGAGAGCGGTCATGGAGATGATGGCTATCCTCGTGACGAGGGTGATAAACAAACCGACCCCGCTCCGGATATCGGTACTGATGGTGGACCAGAGGCAACTCCGGACATCGAATCACAAGAACGCGATGATAACCCCCTGGAAGCCAAAGTATTCGCTGACGGGGATTTAAAAACGCTATTGTTAATTCTCGGTATATTGACCGTCCACAGTTTCCCCGAAGGTGTGGCTATCGGTGTCTCATTCGCTGAGATCGGGTTTGACGGCGGAATAGGTATATTCGGTATTGCCATACCATTATTGGCTGTCTTCATGACGGTGGCAATATCAATTCACAATATTCCTGAGGGGACTGCAATTGCTATTCCGATGCGAGCGATGGGACTCTCAAAATGGCGGATGGTCGGTGCAGCGGTATTTTCGAGTCTTCCACAGCCGATTGGTGCTGTTATTGCCTTTGCGTTCGTTACTTGGGCTGAGTCATTCCTTCCGTTTGGGTTTGGCTTTGCTGCGGGTGCAATGATCTATTTAGTCGTCACCGAATTTATTCCTGAGGCTCTCGAAACTGGTGCTGATCTTGAACACAGCGGTTACCGTGCACTCGCAGGGGGAGTTATTGCCGGAGTAGCAGTGATGATACCGCTATTGTACGTTTAA
- a CDS encoding hydantoinase B/oxoprolinase family protein has product MRIMNPETNMNTNTNTNTDTGADNTNSDADINIDPITLEVTRNAAAAVCEEMNATLIRTSYSPNIKERQDCSCALFDRDAQMIAQAETIPVHLGAMPFSVRAAIERFPPSELNPGDAIAVNDPFAGGAHLPDLTVISPIYSDTDTDSSDELIGFAANRAHHADIGGAYAGSVAANSTEIYQEGLRIPPVKLFEAGEQNTDVFELILTNVRTPDERQGDLRAQKAANETGRRRFQELANRYDSDTFLAATDAVKNYSERRMRTEIESLPDGEYSFSDVLDSDGAGNRSITITVTVTIEGDTVHVDFTGTAEQTDGPVNAVQAVTTSATYYAIRCLTDPDIPPNHGCYRPITIETPSGTVVNPDPPAAVVGGNLETSQRITDVVLGAFGEVTPKRIIAGSQGTMNNVTFGGTDPRDGDQYTFYETQGGGFGGRAGKDGLDGVHVHMSNTLNTPAEVLEIAYPLRVMQYSLRPDSGGAGEYRGGLGLRRDIQIRNHEATFSLLADRHDHHPYGLTGGNPGDTGAAILNLPDGESVTLDEKLTRTLPAGSIVSIRTPGGGGYGAPTDREREAIIRDLDAGKLTPAHAVDVYDYHDDYNSGIAESNDKTNTDSQ; this is encoded by the coding sequence ATGAGAATAATGAATCCAGAGACAAATATGAACACCAACACTAATACCAATACAGATACCGGCGCTGACAACACCAACTCAGATGCTGACATTAATATTGATCCAATTACACTTGAGGTAACACGCAATGCAGCAGCTGCTGTGTGTGAAGAGATGAATGCAACGCTTATTCGAACGAGTTATTCTCCAAATATCAAAGAGCGACAGGATTGCTCGTGTGCATTGTTTGACCGTGATGCGCAAATGATTGCACAAGCAGAAACAATTCCCGTACACCTTGGCGCAATGCCATTTTCAGTTCGTGCTGCGATCGAGCGATTCCCACCATCTGAGCTTAATCCAGGTGATGCTATTGCAGTTAATGATCCTTTTGCAGGGGGTGCTCATCTTCCAGATCTCACAGTTATTAGCCCAATATACAGTGATACTGATACTGATAGTAGTGATGAACTGATCGGATTTGCAGCGAATCGGGCACATCATGCCGACATTGGCGGTGCATATGCTGGGAGTGTCGCTGCAAATTCAACAGAAATCTATCAGGAAGGGCTTCGAATCCCTCCGGTAAAACTGTTTGAAGCTGGTGAGCAGAATACAGATGTATTTGAGCTTATCTTAACGAATGTCAGAACGCCTGATGAACGACAGGGAGACCTTCGTGCGCAAAAAGCAGCAAACGAAACAGGTCGACGGCGATTTCAAGAGCTTGCCAATCGATATGACTCTGATACATTCCTCGCAGCGACTGACGCAGTCAAGAATTACTCTGAGCGTCGAATGCGCACTGAGATTGAGTCGCTACCGGATGGCGAATACTCATTTTCTGATGTTCTTGACAGTGATGGGGCTGGGAATAGATCGATTACGATTACCGTTACAGTAACCATTGAGGGTGATACGGTACATGTTGACTTTACTGGAACAGCTGAACAGACAGATGGTCCGGTTAATGCTGTGCAGGCAGTGACGACCTCAGCAACCTATTATGCTATTCGTTGTCTCACTGACCCAGATATTCCACCAAATCACGGTTGTTATCGACCTATCACTATTGAGACGCCATCTGGGACTGTTGTTAATCCTGACCCACCAGCAGCTGTTGTTGGCGGGAATCTTGAGACATCTCAGCGAATTACAGACGTAGTGCTTGGTGCCTTCGGTGAAGTGACGCCTAAGCGGATTATTGCTGGATCACAGGGAACAATGAATAATGTCACATTTGGGGGGACCGACCCTCGAGATGGAGATCAATACACGTTTTATGAGACCCAAGGCGGTGGGTTTGGTGGTCGTGCCGGAAAGGATGGGCTTGATGGCGTCCATGTTCATATGTCGAATACACTAAACACACCTGCGGAAGTGCTTGAAATAGCATATCCACTTCGTGTGATGCAGTACTCACTTCGCCCAGACTCAGGAGGCGCTGGCGAGTATCGTGGTGGATTAGGGCTTCGTCGCGATATTCAAATACGCAATCATGAGGCAACATTCAGTTTACTTGCTGATCGGCATGATCATCACCCATACGGGCTCACTGGTGGTAACCCAGGTGACACTGGAGCAGCGATTCTCAACCTCCCAGATGGTGAGTCAGTTACTCTTGATGAAAAACTAACACGGACATTACCTGCGGGGAGTATTGTCAGCATCCGGACGCCTGGTGGTGGTGGATACGGCGCTCCAACTGATCGTGAAAGAGAGGCAATAATACGTGATCTTGATGCTGGGAAGCTCACACCAGCGCATGCAGTTGACGTATATGACTATCACGATGATTATAATTCTGGGATTGCTGAGAGTAATGACAAAACAAATACCGATTCTCAATAG
- a CDS encoding hydantoinase/oxoprolinase family protein has protein sequence MTRDTEPRVGIDIGGTFTDLVVINNGTVTVTKTPSTNAQERGVLGGLNQLTESISLSISDIGFVAHGTTVATNAVLEEAWADTALITTDGFRDALAIGRQARPDIYDFQTEKPTPIVPRQRRFTVPERVTAQGTIDTPLDEDAVETLAAKLKNADIDSVAISLLFAYENQVHETRIKEILTEHNVDVSYSLSSDVLPEIREYERTLTTALNAALKPVMDRYIGNLETELTRAGVTTDLNIMQSNGGIITATVARDAPVNTLLSGPAAGVQGATYIAELCDISDVITMDMGGTSCDVSLVHNGTPTISRDVTVGEYPVHTQMIDIHTVGAGGGSIAWVDEGNALRVGPQSAGSDPGPISYGKGGNRPTITDAHLLLGRLDPSSFLSDNVAVDIAQIREIFETKLAAPLGISIETAAQGVIDVANASMQRALRVVSVERGYDPREFGLVAFGGAGPLHATAIASTLDIPRVIIPQTAGVLSALGLLISDTIYDFSNSHVRPWDVVSSTTLSTMFTEFISDGRAQLDAEGISPDQMCFERSVDLRYAGQSFELSISVPPGEIDTETLSVIESRFHSAHERRYGHADKTKPLELVTVRTRARGSTTEPDLTVTTPETNTAVSDAIIETRSVWFDGQQRETPVYDRSQLPPENTLTGPAIIDDAQSTTVIRPEQTAEIDTYGSVIIEINP, from the coding sequence ATGACAAGAGACACTGAGCCGCGGGTTGGCATCGATATCGGCGGGACGTTCACTGATCTCGTCGTAATTAATAATGGGACGGTAACTGTCACAAAGACACCATCGACAAACGCTCAAGAACGTGGCGTACTGGGCGGACTGAATCAATTAACCGAGTCAATATCGCTTTCAATATCAGACATTGGATTTGTTGCACATGGGACGACTGTTGCGACGAATGCTGTCTTAGAGGAAGCGTGGGCTGACACTGCGCTTATCACGACTGATGGATTCCGAGATGCACTTGCGATTGGTCGACAGGCACGTCCAGATATCTATGACTTCCAGACCGAGAAGCCAACTCCAATCGTTCCTCGACAACGTCGTTTCACTGTCCCAGAGCGAGTAACAGCCCAAGGCACAATCGATACGCCACTTGATGAGGATGCGGTTGAAACACTCGCAGCGAAACTCAAAAATGCAGATATCGATAGCGTTGCGATTAGTCTCTTATTCGCGTATGAAAACCAAGTCCATGAAACCCGTATCAAGGAGATATTAACCGAGCATAATGTTGATGTGAGCTATTCATTATCAAGTGATGTTCTCCCAGAAATCCGCGAATACGAGCGCACATTGACAACAGCGCTGAATGCAGCATTAAAACCGGTTATGGACCGCTATATCGGTAATCTTGAAACAGAGCTAACGCGTGCTGGTGTCACAACAGATCTCAATATCATGCAGTCAAACGGAGGCATTATCACTGCGACCGTGGCGCGAGATGCCCCAGTAAATACACTTCTATCCGGACCAGCAGCGGGCGTCCAGGGAGCGACATACATCGCTGAATTATGTGATATCTCAGATGTTATTACAATGGATATGGGGGGAACATCGTGTGATGTCTCATTAGTCCACAATGGCACACCAACGATTTCGCGAGATGTGACTGTCGGTGAGTACCCCGTGCATACACAGATGATTGATATTCATACCGTCGGGGCTGGCGGTGGGTCGATTGCATGGGTTGATGAAGGCAATGCACTTCGTGTCGGACCGCAGTCAGCAGGCTCGGATCCTGGTCCAATCAGTTACGGCAAAGGGGGCAATCGCCCAACAATCACCGATGCACATCTTCTACTGGGTCGACTTGACCCGTCTTCGTTCCTCAGTGATAATGTTGCTGTTGATATTGCACAGATTCGTGAGATATTTGAAACGAAACTCGCAGCGCCGCTTGGGATATCGATTGAAACCGCTGCACAGGGTGTCATTGATGTCGCAAATGCAAGCATGCAACGGGCACTTCGGGTTGTCTCTGTTGAGCGTGGATATGATCCCCGCGAATTTGGACTTGTTGCCTTTGGTGGTGCAGGACCACTCCATGCGACTGCAATCGCCTCAACGCTTGACATTCCGCGAGTCATTATTCCACAGACTGCAGGCGTCTTATCAGCACTTGGATTACTCATCAGTGATACTATATATGATTTCAGTAACTCACACGTTCGACCATGGGATGTGGTTTCTTCAACGACGCTATCAACAATGTTCACAGAGTTCATTTCAGACGGGCGTGCACAATTGGATGCCGAAGGAATCTCACCCGACCAGATGTGCTTTGAACGGTCAGTTGACCTCCGATATGCCGGGCAATCATTTGAGTTATCTATTTCAGTCCCACCTGGGGAGATTGATACCGAGACACTATCAGTCATCGAATCGAGATTTCACAGCGCTCATGAGCGACGATATGGTCACGCTGATAAAACAAAACCGCTTGAACTCGTCACCGTTCGAACACGCGCTCGCGGAAGTACTACTGAGCCAGATCTCACGGTGACCACCCCAGAGACAAACACTGCTGTGAGTGATGCTATTATCGAGACCCGATCGGTCTGGTTCGATGGTCAACAGCGCGAAACACCCGTATATGACCGGTCACAACTCCCCCCTGAAAATACACTTACCGGTCCGGCAATTATCGATGATGCTCAGAGTACGACCGTTATTCGTCCAGAGCAAACCGCAGAAATCGATACATATGGAAGTGTTATCATCGAAATAAATCCATGA